One stretch of Pyrenophora tritici-repentis strain M4 chromosome 4, whole genome shotgun sequence DNA includes these proteins:
- a CDS encoding glucosidase I has protein sequence MARTLEQIAFFTESTHDAFTYQNHVRGIRNNLELIHWEDAQNAYCDAVVRKTVHTHACHKGYVSLFPLLTGFLDASHPHLRFVLDLIRNPSHLWTDHGVRSLSEGDKHYGVGDNYWRSPIWINFNYLILERLLSLAQTPGPFQRRCQEIYIQLRRNIVETVYTSYLDTGFVWEQYDPVGGHGQRGQQFTGWTALVVKIMSMPDLEADEGVREMVKGYYEEAKKKAVGNKGVGAGAGSLVVVVGIVGFVYVNRRRFAGMLRRLRRYNN, from the coding sequence ATGGCACGAACACTAGAACAAATAGCCTTCTTTACAGAAAGCACCCACGATGCATTCACCTACCAGAACCACGTCCGCGGCATCAGAAACAACCTCGAACTCATCCACTGGGAGGATGCCCAAAACGCCTATTGCGACGCCGTCGTCCGCAAAACCGTCCACACACACGCCTGCCACAAAGGCTACGTCTCCCTCTTTCCactactgaccggcttccTCGACGCCTCGCACCCACATCTGCGATTCGTCCTCGACCTCATTCGCAACCCAAGCCACCTCTGGACCGACCACGGCGTGCGCAGCCTCAGTGAGGGAGACAAACACTACGGGGTAGGCGACAACTATTGGCGATCCCCTATCTGGATAAACTTCAACTACCTTATCCTCGAGCGCCTGCTCTCCCTCGCCCAAACACCAGGACCATTCCAACGGCGCTGTCAGGAAATATACATCCAACTCCGCCGCAACATTGTCGAGACGGTTTATACGTCCTACCTTGACACGGGCTTTGTCTGGGAGCAGTATGATCCTGTTGGCGGCCACGGGCAACGCGGTCAGCAGTTTACAGGGTGGACGGCGCTGGTGGTGAAGATCATGAGTATGCCGGATTTGGAGGCTGATGAGGGTGTTAGGGAGATGGTGAAGGGGTATTATGAggaggcgaagaagaaggcggTGGGGAATAAGGGGGTTGGGGCTGGTGCGGGGAGTTTGGTCGTGGTGGTGGGCATCGTGGGGTTTGTGTATGTTAATAGGAGGAGGTTTGCGGGGATGTTGAGGAGGCTGAGGAGGTACAATAATTGA
- a CDS encoding FabG, Dehydrogenase with different specificities (related to short-chain alcohol dehydrogenase), translated as MDPAQFGISTLPMQRVPYGPILPEALKNSNSGKVAVITGAGRGIGAAIAEALAKSGARIAILDLNVDKLDQTKKTCLALGGKVEAFGCDVTNQARVEEVLEQVQKQLGPIDVLVNNAGIFDQRPFLMSTFNSFWKQIEVNFKAPLMLIHAVLPKMRDRGNGCIINIASRSGTVDVPMTLGYVSSKAALIRATHTLQKEMELDGLDPAIHMYALHPGGVRSNMGGVGAAADVKQKYGDITDEKYYEHLFKDEPPLCGQTCAWLASGQGKELRGLFLDCRQDMSKLLSIGRETLLKENRNTLTVNFIDGYCNEP; from the exons ATGGATCCAGCTCAATTTGGCATCAGCACCCTCCCCATGCAACGCGTCCCGTACGGCCCCATTCTACCCGAAGCGCTCAAGAACTCGAATTCAGGGAAGGTAGCTGTCATTACCGGCGCGGGTCGAGGTATCGGCGCCGCCATTGCAGAAGCGCTCGCAAAGTCTGGAGCCAGGATTGCTATCTTGGACCTCAACGTCGACAAGCTGGATCAAACCAAGAAGACATGCCTGGCCCTTGGCGGAAAGGTGGAAGCTTTTGGATGCGATGTTACAAATCAAGCTCGAGTTGAGGAAGTCCTTGAGCAAGTGCAAAAGCAGCTGGGGCCAATCGATGTATTGGTGAATAATGCGGGAATATTCGACCAAAGGCCGTTTCTTATGAGCACTTTCAACAGTTTTTGGAAGCAGATTGAGGTGAACTTCAAAGCA CCTTTGATGCTTATACATGCTGTCCTCCCGAAGATGCGCGATCGAGGCAATGGCTGCATCATCAACATCGCCTCTAGGTCCGGTACTGTGGATGTGCCCATGACTCTAGGCTATGTGTCTTCAAAGGCAGCATTAATTCGCGCCACGCATACTCTGCAAAAGGAGATGGAGCTTGACGGTCTGGATCCGGCGATACACATGTATGCGCTACATCCGGGAGGTGTGCGATCGAACATGGGCGGAG TCGGTGCTGCAGCAGATGTAAAGCAGAAATACGGGGACATCACAGATGAGAAGTATTACGAGCACTTGTTCAAGGATGAGCCGCCCCTTTGTGGACAAACCTGCGCATGGCTAGCGAGCGGGCAAGGGAAGGAACTTAGGGGTCTGTTTTTGG ACTGTCGGCAGGATATGTCAAAGCTCCTCAGTATCGGACGAGAGACATTGCTTAAGGAGAACAGAAACACCTTGACAGTTAACTTTATTGACGGATACTGCAATGAGCCATAG
- a CDS encoding Melibiase domain containing protein produces the protein MIWTNSALVAIAGASVSQVAAQSFQQTPVMGWNSYNQMSCSPNTQKITTAINSLSSRGFVNVGYKFFQIDCGWASRDGQRNSSNGALKVDLNAFPGGLKPLSDLARSKGMKWTMYSDAGVRMCDPQSPSPVLGSLGHEAADADFFKTLNTEYVKYDNCYADGPAASQNAPKNARTDFVTRMGTMWKELQRVGIPGLLICQWGVPFTTSSGLQGPVQWTKGISTSFRLSDDITSGWASMFRIYNQAIHIAKSGLTGPGHIADADLLMVGNNGMTFDEQATHFAAWAMLKSALMISTDVPNLSNELVAVLQNKDLIAINQDSAVKPVTLRQRWSGDRDLWAGDLANGDMAVLAVDLSNSARTLSVQLSDLGITSATMKDLWAGTITTGSSFSKQVKAHGSVVLRLSNIVRSTAVKPTYTYISASTGSLSSGANIQSCSGCTSNNRVGNIGGSSNGRLTLSNIRTSKATQSILIDYINGQVDYMGGSNERVASISVNGGAAKTVSFPLTGYNWDKDVTKGYAVELSGFSTTGTNTITISGAGSANGPDFDRIGVVA, from the exons ATGATTTGGACTAACTCAGCCCTCGTCGCCATTGCCGGGGCATCGGTATCCCAGGTGGCAGCTCAATCCTTCCAACAGACACCAGTGATGGGATGGAACTCCTACAACCAGATGTCATGCAGCCCAAACACCCAGAAGATCACCACGGCTATCAACTCTCTCTCTAGTCGCGGTTTCGTCAACGTGGGCTACAAGTTTTTCCAGATTGACTGTGGATGGGCTTCGAGAGATGGCCAGCGAAACTCCTCCAACGGCGCATTGAAAGTTGATCTGAATGCTTTTCCAGGTGGTCTGAAGCCACTCAGTGACCTTGCGCGATCCAAGGGAATGAAGTGGACCATGTACTCGGATGCCGGTGTGAGGATGTGCGACCCGCAGTCGCCTTCGCCCGTCCTTGGCTCACTTGGACATGAAGCTGCAGATGCAGATTTCTTCAAGACGCTGAACACTGAATACGTCAAAT ATGACAACTGTTACGCTGATGGCCCGGCAGCCAGCCAGAATGCGCCTAAAAACGCCAGGACCGATTTCGTCACCCGGATGGGTACCATGTGGAAAGAACTCCAGCGAGTGGGCATCCCCGGGCTTTTGATCTGCCAGTGGGGTGTTCCCTTTACTACCTCTTCCGGGTTGCAAGGTCCTGTTCAGTGGACAAAGGGCATCTCTACCTCCTTCCGCCTCTCCGACGACATTACTTCGGGTTGGGCGTCCATGTTCCGAATCTATAACCAAGCTATTCACATCGCAAAGTCTGGATTGACCGGTCCAGGACACATTGCCGATGCTGACCTGCTCATGGTCGGAAACAACGGCATGACATTCGACGAGCAAGCTACGCATTTTGCCGCATGGGCTATGTTGAAATCGGCACTCATGATCTCTACCGATGTACCGAATCTGTCTAATGAGCTTGTTGCTGTTTTGCAGAATAAGGACCTCATTGCTATCAACCAAGATTCGGCGGTCAAGCCGGTTACACTCCGCCAGCGCTGGAGCGGCGATCGTGACCTGTGGGCTGGAGACCTTGCGAACGGCGACATGGCTGTGCTAGCTGTCGATCTCAGCAACTCCGCCCGTACGCTCAGTGTGCAGCTATCGGACCTCGGCATCACGTCTGCGACTATGAAGGATTTGTGGGCAGGAACAATTACCACAGGTTCTTCTTTCTCAAAGCAGGTCAAAGCGCACGGCTCTGTTGTCCTTCGACTTTCCAACATCGTGCGCTCAACAGCTGTCAAACCTACCTACACATATATTTCCGCATCGACCGGGTCCCTATCCTCTGGCGCAAACATTCAGTCTTGCTCCGGCTGCACCTCCAACAACCGAGTCGGCAACATCGGTGGCTCATCGAACGGCCGTCTGACACTCTCCAATATCCGCACTTCCAAGGCCACACAATCCATCCTCATCGACTACATTAACGGGCAGGTCGATTATATGGGAGGCAGCAATGAGCGCGTTGCATCTATCAGCGTGAACGGAGGAGCAGCCAAGACGGTGAGCTTCCCGTTAACGGGATATAATTGGGACAAGGACGTCACTAAGGGCTATGCTGTCGAGCTGTCAGGATTTAGCACCACGGGGACGAACACTATTACAATCTCTGGTGCTGGAAGCGCTAACGGGCCCGATTTCGATCGTATTGGAGTGGTCGCGTAG
- a CDS encoding ProP, Permease major facilitator superfamily: MPRKYLGGSGEPLTVWISIAASTVLIFYGYDQGVFGNVIISENFLHTFGYPSANMQGIMTSIYNIGCFIGAMSTIWTGDILGRPRQILFGSTVIGIGAIIQSCSSTVATMMAGRVVAGLGTGMNTATAGVWQAETSKMSSRGKLVIIQMANCITGFSISNWLTLGLSFAPRDIAWRFPLAFQLFFTLCIYATCPFLPDSPRLLIRKGKHEEALEVLSALEGHGATPESASVVTQYNIIKDILDREHMNTYTRMQLLTGKGPSGVLRRMLLGAWMQAMNQISGINVTSYYMSYIFINSLGISELLSRILAAAGSVDYLIFACLAYFVVERYGRRKVMMVSAAACSICWIVIATSQGETEKGGDSKKLGIVAVSFFFVFFASFGMGVLGVPWLYPTEINALEMRTKGASLAMATNWICNYGVVQATLPGIQNLGYKFWIIWAVICFSFIPITYFLYPETANRTLEDIDRFFETKPGLLIHHNKLAVQLHRPVEFIEADARIAAHEETKSRKISKKPSTEHAEMKETV, translated from the exons ATGCCGCGCAAATACCTTGGGGGCTCCGGGGAGCCGTTGACAGTCTGGATATCGATCGCAGCGAGTACAGTGCTCAT CTTCTACGGTTACGATCAAGGCGTTTTCGGAAATGTTATCATATCGGAGAACTTTCTGCATACCTTCGGGTATCCGTCCGCCAACATGCAGGGCATCATGACATCCATATACAACATCGGATGCTTTATCGGGGCTATGAGCACCATATGGACGGGTGATATCCTCGGACGACCAAGACAAATTCTTTTCGGCTCTACAGTAATTGGCATTGGCGCTATTATTCAGTCGTGTAGCTCGACCGTCGCGACCATGATGGCTGGACGCGTTGTGGCTGGACTTGGGACTGGTATGAACACGGCAACAGCTGGTGTCTGGCAAGCCGAGACTAGCAAAATGAGCAGTCGAGGCAAGCTTGTCATTATTCAGATGG CCAACTGCATCACTGGTTTCAGTATATCGAACTGGCTCACGCTTGGTTTATCTTTTGCACCGCGCGACATCGCATGGCGTTTCCCCCTAGCTTTTCAACTCTTTTTTACCCTGTGCATCTATGCCACCTGCCCTTTTCTCCCAGATTCGCCTCGTCTTCTCATACGAAAGGGCAAGCATGAAGAAGCACTAGAGGTTCTCTCGGCGCTCGAAGGCCACGGAGCAACACCTGAGTCAGCTTCGGTCGTCACGCAGTACAACATCATCAAGGACATTCTGGACCGCGAACACATGAACACATACACTCGGATGCAGCTGCTTACCGGAAAAGGACCGAGCGGCGTATTGCGACGCATGCTCTTGGGTGCATGGATGCAGGCAATGAACCAGATCTCGGGGATCAATGTGACATCCTACTACATGTCGTACATCTTCATAAACTCACTCGGAATTAGCGAGCTCCTTTCACGCATCCTGGCTGCCGCGGGCTCGGTCGACTATCTCATCTTCGCCTGTTTGGCATACTTCGTCGTTGAGCGATATGGCCGCCGAAAGGTCATGATGGTTTCCGCTGCGGCATGCTCAATTTGCTGGATTGTTATTGCTACTTCACAGGGCGAAACGGAGAAGGGCGGAGACTCCAAAAAGCTCGGCATTGTCGCCGTGTCGTTCTTCTTCGTGTTTTTCGCCAGTTTCGGCATGGGCGTGCTGGGAGTACCGTGGCTGTACCCGACTGA GATCAACGCTCTTGAGATGCGAACAAAAGGCGCTTCGCTTGCGATGG CAACAAACTGGATTTGCAATTATGGTGTCGTACAGGCCACTTTGCCAGGCATTCAAAACCTCGGATACAAGTTCTGGATCATATGGGCAGTCATCTGCTTCAGCTTCATCCCCATCACGTACTTTCTCTACCCGGAGACAGCGAATCGTACATtggaagacattgatcgATTTTTCGAAACCAAGCCCGGTCTACTTATCCATCACAATAAGCTAGCCGTTCAGCTACATCGTCCTGTGGAGTTCATCGAAGCCGATGCACGGATTGCTGCACATGAGGAAACTAAGTCTAGGAAGATTAGTAAGAAACCTAGCACAGAACATGCCGAGATGAAAGAAACAGTCTGA
- a CDS encoding MntH, Mn2+ and Fe2+ transporter NRAMP family — protein sequence MNCPSRVDPEFPEGYNQNPNALNADATTRADLGFVANERARDGRAIDCLDKDNDIAPNPSQVDEGSRASASKAGYGLRMRSDAANNTGLRFSEDITRPSGTTNNIPLAHRKGVFGGTVEVVRKYLTFVGPGFMVAVAYIDPGNYATDIAAGASFEYKLLFVVLMSNIFAIFLQSLCIKLGSVTGMNLAENCRAHLPLWLNYVLYFFAESAIIATDIAEVIGTAIALNILLHIPLVAGCAISILDVLIILLFYSPSGTMAAIRGFEIFVALLVLGVVVCFCFELSKVHASAGEVLHGYVPSSTLIKSQALYQACGILGATVMPHSLYLGSGIVQPRLREYDDNHNSTSFYDEDTGSLIDELKYKPSLAAIKHCMSYSIIELTISLFTFALFVNSAIVIVAGASLYGQSEAADADLFSIHSLLSRSVAPAAGTLFALALLLSGLSAGIVCTIAGQMVSEGQLNWTIKPWIRRLITRSISITPSIIIAGAVGREGLSQALNGSQVALSVILPFVSAPLIWFTCRSRYMKVAVRHDNDSPLRTAGSAGVADHDVNEHVQMRNHWLTAAFAVLIWGVIVVMNVAALVFAGMGIA from the exons ATGAACTGTCCGTCGCGCGTGGATCCGGAGTTTCCGGAGGGCTACAACCAGAACCCTAATGCATTGAATGCGGACGCGACGACGAGAGCCGATCTCGGATTCGTGGCGAATGAAAGAGCGAGAGATGGCCGTGCGATAGATTGTTTGGATAAGGATAATGATATTGCTCCTAATCCATCGCAAGTTGATGAGGGCAGCCGTGCGAGTGCATCGAAAGCAGGCTATGGTCTGCGCATGAGGAGCGATGCCGCGAACAACACGGGCTTGCGCTTTTCAGAAGACATCACAAGGCCTTCTGGTACAACGAACAATATTCCATTGGCCCACCGAAAAGGAGTCTTTGGTGGTACGGTCGAGGTCGTACGCAAGTACCTGACATTCGTCGGCCCTGGGTTCATGGTTGCTGTTGCTTATATTGATCCCG GAAACTACGCTACCGACATCGCCGCTGGTGCTTCATTCGAATACAAACTACTCTTCGTTGTACTTATGTCAAATATTTTCGCTATATTTCTCCAATCTCTTTGCATCAAGTTAGGTTCGGTTACTGGAATGAACCTCGCGGAGAATTGTAGGGCGCATCTTCCACTGTGGCTAAATTACGTGCTTTACTTCTTTGCCGAGTCAGCCATCATTGCGACAGACATTGCTGAG GTCATTGGTACAGCGATTGCTCTCAACATTCTTCTTCATATACCCCTAGTCGCGGGATGTGCTATATCCATTCTAGACGTCCTTATTATACTCCTCTTTTATTCGCCTTCTGGTACCATGGCTGCCATACGAGGCTTCGAAATTTTTGTCGCTCTGCTGGTCTTGGGCGTTGTTGTGTGTTTCTGTTTCGAGCTCAGCAAGGTCCACGCATCCGCGGGAGAGGTCCTACACGGCTATGTGCCTTCTTCGACGCTGATCAAATCTCAAGC ACTTTACCAGGCCTGTGGCATTCTGGGCGCCACGGTCATGCCTCACAGCCTCTACTTGGGGAGTGGTATCGTGCAACCGCGGCTACGTGAGTACGACGATAATCATAATTCTACTTCTTTCTATGACGAAGACACCGGATCTCTAATCGACGAGCTCAAGTACAAGCCTTCACTAGCTGCTATCAAGCACTGCATGTCTTATAGTATCATCGAGCTCACCATTTCGCTCTTCACATTCGCGCTTTTCGTTAATTCGGCTATTGTCATCGTTGCAGGCGCATCGCTTTATGGTCAATCTGAAGCGGCAGATGCAGATCTATTCTCTATTCACAGCCTACTTTCACGCTCTGTCGCCCCTGCTGCCGGCACCTTGTTCGCCTTGGCGCTACTTTTATCCGGACTATCCGCCGGCATTGTCTGCACCATTGCCGGACAAATGGTCTCAGAGGGGCAGTTGAACTGGACCATCAAGCCCTGGATTCGTCGCCTCATTACTCGTTCGATTAGTATCACACCGTCTATCATAATCGCCGGCGCTGTCGGCAGAGAGGGACTGAGCCAGGCCCTCAATGGCAGCCAAGTGGCGCTCAGTGTTATCTTACCTTTCGTTAGCGCACCATTGATCTGGTTCACCTGCCGCTCCCGGTACATGAAGGTTGCGGTGCGGCACGACAATGATTCACCGCTACGAACAGCGGGATCCGCGGGAGTTGCGGATCATGATGTGAATGAGCACGTGCAAATGAGGAACCATTGGCTCACGGCGGCATTTGCGGTACTTATCTGGGGCGTAATAGTCGTTATGAATGTCGCAGCGCTGGTATTTGCCGGTATGGGTATCGCTTGA
- a CDS encoding oxidase, with protein MKFTFAFLTLLTGNTFVNAFPAFNPRNLEGLTPDRLTAVLQKVDELRNARDSLFDAKKPLDITGKHAFQPPRDTDKRGPCPGLNVLANHGFISRDGITSFAEVVTAVNQVMGMGIELSLILGIMGTVWTGNPLSLDPSFSIGGKPGPEAQNLLGNVLGLVGPPRGLDGSHNWLEADASLTRNDLYLTGNAWTMNMTLFRDFHDRADENGVLSMDAISDQAARRWNDSVNTNPQFWYGPITGMISRNSGILFLGRLLANHPPEHPTGILTQEIFRKFFAVYEKEDGSFEYREGHETFPSNWYRTPLEYGLVPLNLDLVSWWLRNPVLASIGGNTGTVNSFTGLDLHNITGGILNTATLLEKNNLLCFLFELLKSFMPNSLSPLMKSLELPIKLVTDILETPLLSLACPAWKDLTEGGEPLWDVIQHTYPGPKQFGSSL; from the exons ATGAAGTTCACCTTCGCATTTCTCACGCTCCTTACTGGAAATACTTTTGTCAATGCTTTTCCTGCTTTCAATCCAAGAAATCTTGAGGGGCTTACACCCGACAGACTGACTGCAGTTCTCCAAAAAGTGGACGAGCTCAGGAACGCTAGGGATTCCCTCTTCGACGCGAAGAAGCCCCTTGATATCACCGGAAAGCATGCCTTCCAGCCTCCCCGTGATACTGATAAGCGCGGTCCTTGTCCTGGGCTGAACGTTTTGGCAAACCACGGATTTATTTCTCGCGATGGCATCACCAGCTTCGCAGAAGTTGTTACAGCTGTCAATCAAG TGATGGGTATGGGCATAGAGCTCTCTCTCATACTCGGTATCATGGGTACTGTCTGGACAGGCAACCCGCTATCCCTGGACCCCAGTTTCTCCATTGGAGGTAAACCTGGGCCGGAAGCACAAAACCTCCTTGGAAACGTCCTTGGTCTTGTCG GTCCTCCTCGGGGTCTGGATGGTTCCCATAATTGGCTCGAGGCGGACGCGTCCCTTACGCGCAATGACTTGTACCTCACGGGCAATGCCTGGACAATGAACATGACGCTCTTCCGTGATTTCCACGATCGCGCTGATGAGAATGGTGTTCTCTCCATGGATGCAATCAGCGACCAGGCCGCTCGCCGTTGGAACGACAGCGTCAATACCAACCCGCAATTTTGGTACGGGCCCATCACTGGCATGATTAGCCGTAACTCCGGAATTCTCTTCCTCGGCCGCCTGCTAGCAAACCACCCCCCGGAACATCCCACCGGCATCCTCACTCAAGAGATCTTCCGGAAGTTTTTCGCTGTCTACGAGAAGGAAGATGGAAGCTTCGAATACCGTGAGGGTCATGAAACCTTCCCCAGCAACTGGTATCGCACACCACTAGAGTATGGTCTGGTTCCGCTTAACTTGGACCTAGTTTCATGGTGGTTGAGGAATCCGGTCCTTGCCAG CATCGGCGGCAATACCGGTACTGTTAATTCATTCACTGGTCTGGACCTCCACAACATCACTGGCGGCATATTGAACACAGCAACCCTCCTCGAGAAGAACAACCTCCTTTGCTTTCTTTTCGAGTTGCTCAAGTCGTTCATGCCCAATTCACTCTCTCCACTTATGAAGAGTCTTGAGCTTCCGATCAAACTGGTCACCGACATCCTTGAGACGCCCCTCCTGAGCCTCGCTTGCCCTGCATGGAAAGATCTTACCGAAGGCGGTGAGCCACTGTGGGATGTTATCCAACATACGTACCCCGGCCCGAAGCAGTTCGGATCCAGCTTGTAA
- a CDS encoding BetA, Choline dehydrogenase and related flavoprotein yields MIVLKALTVLSLLSSFSTARIIDGAHHTPYSGANVKRAQSATNTTTLEPYDYVIVGSGAGGGPLAARLALGGYKVLLLEAGGDETNSLQYRVPVLHAVAAEYKEMAWNYYVKHFDEEAEMRMDTKLTYKLPDGSMYTGANPPSGATPLGILYPRVGSWGGCTSHNALITLYPYESDWEHIQRITGDDSWAPSQMRKYFTRLEKSRYLPSSIVGHGYDGWLTTSVTDLTLIAQDAKVISLVLAAASAMGKGLISSLLSTATGLASVLTRDFNRPGKSRDQQEGLWQIPLAMKVPEYERAGPVDFMRDVVNAKNRDGSRKYHLDIQLNTLVTKVNFAQVNGKPKATGVDFLTGKSLYAADPRHDPQTHKGTKGSVKATREVILSAGTFNTPQLLMLSGIGPKDELTRHNIKVIKDLPGVGKNLQDRYEVPVMGEAPSKLALLNGCTFLEGEDKCLEKWEKLPLGIGKGAYATNGVAIAYTKRASNTINGNADLLIAGWPAAFNGYYPHFFKNATKGGNHWTWLTLKAESRNNAGTVTLRSSNPQDVPEIQKNNFKVGGDDDLQALLEGMKHSRKIFNDLIPIDGKFKEIWPGTHVKTDEQLKEFAKYQAWGHHASCSCPIGADNDPMAVLDSNFKVRGVEGLRVVDASAFAKIPGTFIVASIYMISEKASDVILAAARSSR; encoded by the exons ATGATTGTTCTCAAGGCATTGACCGTCCTCTCCTTACTTAGCTCTTTCAGTACCGCCCGTATTAT TGACGGTGCGCACCACACACCTTATAGCGGTGCAAATGTAAAGCGCGCCCAGAGCGCTACCAATACCACCACTCTAGAGCCCTACGACTATGTCATTGTCGGCTCTGGAGCTGGTGGTGGACCTCTCGCAGCCAGGCTTGCTCTCGGTGGCTACAAGGTCCTTCTCCTCGAAGCTGGCGGTGATGAGACCAACAGCTTACAGTACAGAGTACCCGTCTTGCACGCTGTTGCTGCCGAATACAAGGAAATGGCATGGAACTACTATGTCAAGCATTTCGATGAGGAAGCAGAGATGAGGATGGACACCAAGCTCACCTACAAGCTACCTGATGGTTCTATGTACACTGGCGCCAATCCCCCTTCCGGTGCCACGCCCCTCGGCATCCTCTACCCACGTGTTGGTAGTTGGGGTGGTTGTACTTCTCACAATGCCCTTATCACCCTCTACCCGTACGAGAGTGATTGGGAGCACATTCAGCGTATCACAGGCGATGACTCTTGGGCACCAAGCCAGATGCGGAAGTACTTCACACGTTTGGAGAAGTCGCGCTATCTGCCTAGCAGCATTGTTGGCCATGGATACGATGGCTGGCTCACGACCTCGGTCACTGACTTGACCTTGATTGCGCAAGACGCCAAGGTTATCTCACTCGTCCTAGCTGCTGCCAGTGCTATGGGCAAAGGTCTCATCTCATCACTTTTGAGTACAGCCACTGGCCTCGCTTCGGTTCTTACTCGCGACTTTAACCGCCCGGGCAAGTCTCGCGATCAGCAAGAAGGTCTGTGGCAAATTCCTCTCGCCATGAAGGTCCCGGAATACGAACGCGCTGGCCCCGTTGACTTCATGCGTGATGTCGTAAATGCGAAGAACAGGGATGGAAGCCGCAAGTACCATCTCGACATTCAGCTCAACACTTTGGTCACCAAGGTCAACTTCGCCCAGGTAAACGGCAAGCCCAAGGCCACTGGTGTCGACTTCTTGACCGGAAAATCGCTCTACGCAGCAGACCCAAGGCACGACCCCCAAACCCACAAGGGTACCAAGGGATCCGTCAAGGCTACTCGCGAGGTTATTCTGTCTGCTGGTACCTTCAACACCCCTCAACTCTTGATGCTCTCCGGCATTGGCCCCAAGGACGAGCTCACGCGCCACAACATCAAGGTTATCAAGGATCTCCCCGGTGTCGGCAAGAACCTTCAGGACCGCTACGAGGTTCCAGTCATGGGCGAAGCCCCTTCCAAGCTTGCCCTACTCAACGGTTGCACTTTCCTTGAAGGCGAAGACAAGTGCCTTGAAAAGTGGGAGAAGCTTCCTCTCGGTATTGGCAAGGGTGCCTACGCTACCAACGGTGTCGCAATTGCTTACACTAAGAGGGCTTCCAACACCATCAATGGCAACGCTGATCTCCTTATTGCAGGTTGGCCCGCTGCTTTCAATGGCTACTACCCCCATTTCTTCAAGAATGCTACGAAGGGCGGAAACCACTGGACATGGCTCACTCTCAAGGCTGAATCTCGCAACAACGCTGGCACCGTTACTCTGCGCAGCTCCAACCCCCAGGACGTCCCCGAGATCCAGAAGAACAACTTCAAGGTTGGCGGTGACGATGATCTCCAGGCCTTGCTTGAAGGAATGAAGCACAGTCGCAAGATCTTCAACGATCTCATTCCTATTGACGGCAAATTCAAGGAAATCTGGCCCGGCACACATGTCAAGACCGACGAGCAGTTGAAGGAATTCGCCAAGTATCAGGCTTGGGGCCACCACGCTTCTTGCTCTTGCCCTATAGGCGCCGACAATGACCCGATGGCTGTTCTCGACAGCAACTTCAAGGTACGCGGTGTTGAGGGTCTCCGTGTCGTGGATGCTTCCGCCTTCGCCAAGATCCCTGGTACTTTCATTGTGGCTTCCATTTACATGATCTCCGAGAAGGCATCCGATGTCATTCTTGCGGCAGCTAGGTCTAGTCGCTAA